TTGCAATTAGCGATCGTTTCTGCACAAAATCAAGAAGCAAAGTATGTTGTCTTCTGTGGGGTTCATTTTATGGCAGAAACGGCAGATATTTTGACAGGTAATGATCAAACGGTCGTGCTACCAGATATGCGAGCAGGTTGTTCAATGGCAGATATGGCGAACTTAAAGCAAACCGAAAAAGCGTGGGAAGAATTAACGGCGATTTATGGAGATACGATTGTACCGATGACCTATGTGAATTCCACAGCTGATATCAAAGCTTTTGTCGGTAGACATGGCGGTGCAACGTTAACCTCTTCCAATGCTAGAAAAATGCTTGAATGGGCCTATGAACAAAAAAAACGTGTTCTATTTTTACCAGACCAGCATTTAGGGAGAAATACTGGTTATGACTTAGGGATACCTCTACATGAAATGACCGTTTGGGACCCAATAAAAAACGAGTTAATTGCAGATGAAAACAATACAGTTGAGGATACAAAAATGATTTTATGGCGTGGACATTGCTCCGTACATGAAAACTTTAGAACAGAACATATTGCTGAACTGCGCGAGAATGAACCAGACCGAAAAATTATTGTTCACCCAGAATGTACGTGGGAAGTTGTCCAGAAGTCAGATGATTCAGGATCAACGAAGAAGATTATTGAAACGATAGAAAACGCACCGTCAGGAAGTAAGTGGGCGATTGGAACAGAGATGAACTTAGTAAACCGTCTTATTAAAAATCACCCTGACAAAGATATTGTTTCGTTAAATAAAGAAATGTGTCCTTGTTTAACGATGAACCGTATAGATTTACCTCACTTTGTCTGGGCATTAGATTGTATCGCAAATGGCGAAGTAAATAATACGATTTCAGTAAATGAAGAGATTGCAAAAGATGCAAAAGTTGCAATTGAACGGATGTTTCAATTTGTATAATTTTTTAACTAATTAAATGTGCACCCCTTCCAAT
The Bacillus shivajii DNA segment above includes these coding regions:
- the nadA gene encoding quinolinate synthase NadA, with the protein product MSLFDLQEKTLPNKYKEMTNDELQDKAVQLKLELGDQLFIPGHHYQKEEVIQFADATGDSLQLAIVSAQNQEAKYVVFCGVHFMAETADILTGNDQTVVLPDMRAGCSMADMANLKQTEKAWEELTAIYGDTIVPMTYVNSTADIKAFVGRHGGATLTSSNARKMLEWAYEQKKRVLFLPDQHLGRNTGYDLGIPLHEMTVWDPIKNELIADENNTVEDTKMILWRGHCSVHENFRTEHIAELRENEPDRKIIVHPECTWEVVQKSDDSGSTKKIIETIENAPSGSKWAIGTEMNLVNRLIKNHPDKDIVSLNKEMCPCLTMNRIDLPHFVWALDCIANGEVNNTISVNEEIAKDAKVAIERMFQFV